A genomic window from Yarrowia lipolytica chromosome 1D, complete sequence includes:
- a CDS encoding uncharacterized protein (Compare to YALI0D14520g, weakly similar to uniprot|P38889 Saccharomyces cerevisiae YHR206w SKN7 transcription factor response regulator receiver of two components sensing) — protein MEDDKTTATPPTEFVWKLYMMLEEGNDNTVFWTPDGRSFVISDTIEFSKTTLPRHFRHKNFSSFVRQLNKYDFHKVKSTNDDGEPVYGENGWEFKHPNFLQFDTSGIDSIRRKLPEKRRAEGPSGYRELEDELHDLKRKHESLQKHFTSLSEDFSNAIGKLSGLQESLKKKEETMNHVFSMLAEFEYRFERLGMSQDDTASFDHIKRRRTDPSAAAQAQAQAQAQAQAQAQAQAQAQATTNYDDHMWPSTTHTWLPLHPPQVRRDSNGKAHPDGHADNTAESTEIHQNGEVQKILIASDDSDCVKICSTLLQKAGQVVEVIPDGVDAVEFLQTSASHVGLVLMETVLPRLDGCSAVELIRSMNRQVPIIMINDGSVNPKLEFLLQSGYVNEVLARPFNKDDFFKAVSPHVSLASY, from the coding sequence atggaggacgacaaaACGACCGCGACGCCGCCCACGGAGTTTGTGTGGAAGCTGTACATGATGCTGGAGGAAGGGAACGACAACACGGTGTTCTGGACGCCCGATGGCCGCTCGTTTGTCATCTCCGACACAATCGAGTTCTCCAAAACCACCTTACCCCGCCATTTCCGACACAAGAACTTCTCGTCGTTTGTTCGCcagctcaacaagtacgactTCCACAAGGTCAAGAGCACCAACGACGACGGCGAGCCGGTTTACGGCGAAAACGGCTGGGAGTTCAAACACCCCAACTTTCTGCAATTTGATACCTCGGGAATCGACTCCATCCGCCGCAAGCTGCCGGAAAAACGCCGCGCCGAGGGCCCCTCGGGGTACCGCGAActggaggacgagctgCACGACCTGAAACGTAAGCACGAGAGCCTGCAGAAGCACTTCACGTCGCTGTCCGAAGACTTCTCCAATGCCATAGGCAAGCTCTCGGGCCTGCAGGAAAGCCTtaagaagaaggaggagaccatGAACCACGTGTTTTCCATGCTGGCGGAGTTTGAGTACCGATTCGAGCGCCTCGGCATGTCCCAGGACGACACGGCGTCGTTCGACCATATCAAGCGGCGCAGAACAGACCCTTCGGCGGCCgcacaagcacaagcacaagcgcaagcacaagcacaagcacaagcacaagcacaagcacaagcacaagcCACAACCAACTACGACGACCATATGTGGCCCTCGACCACCCACACATGGCTGCCATTGCACCCTCCCCAGGTACGGCGGGACTCCAATGGCAAGGCCCATCCCGATGGCCACGCCGACAACACGGCCGAGTCGACCGAAATCCACCAGAATGGCGAGGTGCAGAAAATTCTCATAGCGTCGGACGACTCAGACTGCGTCAAAATCTGCTCGACGCTGCTGCAAAAGGCCGGCCAGGTCGTGGAGGTAATTCCGGATGGAGTAGACGCGGTGGAGTTTCTGCAAACATCGGCTAGTCACGTAGGACtggtgttgatggagaCGGTTCTTCCACGGCTAGACGGTTGCTCAGCAGTGGAGCTGATCCGGTCCATGAACCGCCAGGTGCCAATCATCATGATCAATGACGGCTCCGTAAACCCCAAACTGGAGTTTCTGCTGCAGAGCGGGTATGTCAACGAGGTGTTGGCGCGGCCAttcaacaaggacgactTTTTCAAGGCGGTCAGCCCTCACGTGAGCTTGGCGTCGTACTAG